TGCTGCTGGGTCTCCGCTTTGCCGTTCCCGTGAGAAATTCCGGGATAACTACGGTAGCCGATTACCTTGCCGGAAGTTACGGGGGCAGAGACAGCTTTTACGGCAGCGCCGTCTCTTTCACCGCCACTATTTCATCCTCGGTCGGCACGTTTATATCGATATGCGCACAATTCCTCTCCTGCATAGCCATGCTCCGCGGCATTTTCCCGCTGTCCGCATGGAGCGCGGCCCTGCTTGCCGCACTGTCTGTCCTCGGCTTCATAGCCGCCGGAGGCATGAAAAGTTACAGCACGCTTGGCAAAGCAAAGATACTTCTTCTTTATATCGTGCTTTTGATTTGCGTCGGAGGAACTTTTTACCGAGGCAACACCTTTGCATCCGTCGCATCCGCGCTCCCGCTGCATCCGTGGTTCAACCCGTTCGGGCGCGGATTCTTCACCGAACTTGGCTACCTTGCCTCGATGGTCGTCGGCGTCTTTACGACCCAGATATATATACAGTCCCTTGCCGCGGCAAAGGACGCGAGGACAGCAAGGAACGGGGCGTTCGCCTCGGCCGTTCTGATGCCGCCGATGGGTCTGCTGGGGACTTGGATAGGACTCTCCGTCCGCGCACGCGGTATAGATATGCTTCCTGAGAAGGTCCTGCCGTGGTTTATTATGGACACGTTCCCGCCGGTTATAGGCGGGCTTATATGGGGCGGGATACTTATAACGGTCATAGGCTGTGCAGCGGGGCTGATTCTGGGGATCTCCACAAACATAGCGAAGAACCTGATCCCGCGGAGCTTTATGGAAAGGCATCGGGACTGCGAGATCACCGTACAGAGGGGGCTAGCCGGCGCCATAGTTGCGCTCGCGGCCATATCCGGCGTAGGCGGAGCCGGTTCCATGATACTTGAATGGAGTTATCTCAGCATGGGTCTGAGAGGGGCCGGAACTTTCCTGCCGTTTGTCATAGCGGTGCTGAGACCCGGAGCCCTTTCCCCGGCATGGGCGCTTGCCTCAAGTGCAGGAGGGCTCGCCGGCACCCTGGGATGGGTCTTCACAGGATCGCCGGGCGACCCGCTCTTCGCCGGACTGTTCGTATCCGGCGTGTGCGTTGTTTGCGGCATGATAAGGAAGCCGCGGTAAGGTCAGGGCAGACGGCCAAGGAGCCGGTCAAACAGCCGGAAAACAATTGCAGGAGCAAGGCGGAAGAAACATTAAAGATCAGTCATCCGATGCCGCCACGCCTTAACAGCTTGCCCAGCCGTCCCTGCGATCGCTTCCTGAGGCATGCCTTAGCCGCAGTCCTCTATTCTTCTAAAGAACTATCTCTTGTATCCTATGATATTGCGCAGAAGATTTATGCGCCACTTTTTGCCGTTATCGTCCTCTACGCCGACGGTCTTGGAGCCGTCGATCACTCCGATCACTCCCCTGCCCTGTTCCGTCTCGGCTACAAGTACCTCAAGGGGATTCGCTGTGGCGGCGAAAACACGACAGACCTCCTGCAGGTCTTTTATCCGGCCAAGCACGTTGATTGGATAGCCGTTACGCAGCATAACGACGAACACGTGGCCTGCGTTGATTTTTTTTGCATTCCTTATAGCGGCCAGGATGAGATCTTCCATGTTCCCGTCATATCTTATGAGACAGTCGCCGGACGCCTCACAGAAGGCGATGCCAAACTCAAGCGCCAGCGCCGACGTCACAAGCGCCTCGTACATATCCTCAACGGTCTTTATGAAGTGGCTCTGCCCGATTATTACGTTACAGTCCTCCGGTATATCTATCCGGACTATGTCTGTTTTAAAATCCCCGGTCATAAAAGTGCACCTCCGTCTGTTATATTTATACCTTTCCGGACAGTATAGCAAAAAATCAGGACATTGCAGTCCTGATTTTTTGCTCCCATTGCTGTCAATTTAACGCAGCATGCTTAAAGTGGTCAAACTATTTACGTTTGAGTTCGGCAATAACTGCGTCCGTAATATCGATCCCTCCGTAGAATACGGCGTCCTTGTCAACGACTACGGTGATCTTCTTGGCGTTCGCCACCGTGCGTATCGCGAGGTTGATGTCCTTGAAGATCGGCTCCATGAGCTTTGCCTCTTCCTTTGCAAGTTCCTGGCGCTTTGTCTGGTAGATCTGGGACTTTTTCTTGTCGTCTGATTCCTTGTCGATCGCGGCTTTGGTCTCTTTCTGCTTGCTATCGGCCATATCCTTGATCTGCTTCTGCACCTGCTGGAATTTAGGGTGCTGGAACATGATCTTCTGAGGACTGACACAGCCTATAACATCCTGCGCAAAGGCAGCTCCGGCTGCCGCAAAGGAGAACATCAGCGCTAAAATCAGGCATGCTGCCATTTTTTTGGTTAGAAACATATTACACACTACCCCCTCAAGATTAAAAACCGACGTTGCTTAATAAGTTAATCAGTGAATTTTACATGTCAGTAATCTCCAAGTCCACGTATAATTGCGGAATAAGGCACAATAGATACCTCTCCGGGCGGTGATTTTATATGGAATGTCTCGCTACATTCGACACTACGCACATGGCTCTGTTTTTCGAAAAATCCTGCCGCAGCGCAGGCCTTGACGTCCGCATCATCCCGGTGCCGCGGCAGCTCTCGGCAAGCTGCGGGCTGGCGTGCAGCTATCCGTGCGACAAAGAGGAGATGGTCCGGGCCATCGTCCTGAAAAAAGGCATCGAGGTCACAGATTATCACAGGCTATAAGATCATTCCTCCGGATCATCCGGCGGTTCTTCATCGTTAAAGTATTTATGCCAGAATAAGAAGGTAAGGAGCCTCCACAGCAGATATCCCCCGCAGACGACCGCAATGCTGATCCAAACCATATCCATCAAGCCAAAACCGGCAGCGCGCACAGCAGCCTCTCCGCTGCCGCGCAATTCCGCATGTCCCGGCCCGAACCACTTCCAGGCCCAGAACATCAGGAATAGGACCGCCGCGGCAGTCAATATCCTGTTGATGGTTTTGTTCGGTATGTTGTCAAAATCCATAATTTGTCCGTCAGCCCAGGAGAGGCTATCTCCTTTCTATTGAAGATGGGGAAGACGAGCCAAAACTCGTCCTTGAGGATTTTTTTATACATATTTTTTATCACCTTTTGTATTTTACCACCAATACTACTGCATGAATGTATAATATACACTATGTCAAAGGACAGACTAACTCCGCCGCAAAAAATAATAGCATCCATCTTCGCCGTTATGGTGTTGCTCTCATTCGTATTCATCGGCTACCGGATAGCGACAAAATCGGCTTACAATGCGCATGAGGCAAAACAGTGCCGCCTGCTGGCGGTATCTGCGGTCAGGACGCTTGCGGAAAAAACAAATGATATGCCTGATATGTGGAGCCGGATAGGCTCGGGAGATATAACTCTCATCATCGACCACAAGACTATGCCGGGCAACTGGGTACTGGAAGTCACCGCAAAACAAACAAGTGATTGCATATATTTGAGATCCTCGGCCGGTTCGGGGTGGAATTCAAGAAGCCCGCAAAAGGCTGTAATAGAAGCAAAAATATTCAAAGGCAAAAATGCAGTAAACATAGTATACGACAACAGCGCCGCCGCGGCGACCGCGGCGGAAATCAGCAAAGCGATAAATACCAAGAGCGATAAAAGGGTCCTCTTCAGGTTCCCCGACGAGCTGAAAATATGCCCCGTACCCATTTACGCAGCTGTTTCAAGCTACTTTGGACCGGACGGGGACAGCACCTTTATCATACTTAGTCCGGCAGACTGAAAATTTACCTTAAATGCGAGGGCCGCAGCAAATCGATCGGGTGCCGGGACCGCACGTAAAACTGCAGCCGGCGGATCGATCAGCTTTAATACCCAAGATCCTCCCCTGCTATGATAACGTGGCACTCACGGCCCATCGGCGGACGCTCCATCATCATTACGATACGGCAAACGCGCCCCGGACTGCTGCAGTTTATGCAGTGCCCGACGGAACCGCATGGCGCATCTCCATCGAGGCGGATGACGTTCGGAGGTGTCGCCTTGTCCCTCACACGCCTTAGAGCCGAGGCTGTATCCGGTGCGAGTTTGTTTATCCCTGCGATGATCAGCAGCTTTCCAGGGGCCCACGACATCGCTCCGATCCTGTTGCCCGATCCGTCGATGTTGACGAACACACCCTCATCCACAGAGAGGGCATTCGTGCTCGTTACAAACCAGTCTGATGTGAGCTGTTCCATGAACCTGCCCGGCATGTCCTCCGGTTTCAGATCAGGATCCCAGTGGACCGCCACCTTAGAGCCGCGCTCCTCCAGAGCCGGTATCAAACCTATCTCGCGTATCGTGACAGTCCCAGGGACCCCCACACTGGCGCCCTTCGGTATGAGCTTCAGCGCGGCATCGAGCGCCCCCTTTCCGTCCGGCACATACTGCGCATTAAAACCATGTGAGTTGAGCACCCTGCAGACTGTCCGTCCGAGCACTTCGTAACTTTTCTTCCTGGCCTCTGTCATATCCACCATATATAACGCCCCTTCCGGTCTTAACTTTAAAGAGATCTTACGCTACAATCATACCGTTTCCACAGGCAAAGGTCTATGTTTTTCATCGCTGCCGCAGCCGTAAAACGGCGGGAACACGAGGGGGCAACGCTTTGGCATATCGTGAGGATCTCAAAACTGCTAAAAAAGAAACAGCGATAGTCCTGGGGCTTTACGTGCTTTTTTTTGTCTGGTGGTATGTGACCGCATACGGGTTCGGCAATGACCCGTCGGAATACAGATACGTCTTCGGGTTTCCCGAGTGGTTCTTCTACAGCTGTATAGCCGGCTACGCAGGCATTTCGATCCTGCTTTGGATAATTGTAAGGCTCTTCTTCAAGGACCTGCCTATCGACGGGGAGGAGACAAGCGATGACTGATCGTGTTCAGATGGTGATCCCCCTGATCCTCTACTTAGTCTTCATCATGGGGATCGCAGTATGGGGCAGCAGCATTTCCAATAAAAAAAAGGATACGTCCGGATTCATGGAGGAATACTTCATCGGCAGCCGTTCTATG
Above is a window of Synergistaceae bacterium DNA encoding:
- a CDS encoding adenosine-specific kinase, whose amino-acid sequence is MTGDFKTDIVRIDIPEDCNVIIGQSHFIKTVEDMYEALVTSALALEFGIAFCEASGDCLIRYDGNMEDLILAAIRNAKKINAGHVFVVMLRNGYPINVLGRIKDLQEVCRVFAATANPLEVLVAETEQGRGVIGVIDGSKTVGVEDDNGKKWRINLLRNIIGYKR
- a CDS encoding lactate utilization protein — translated: MVDMTEARKKSYEVLGRTVCRVLNSHGFNAQYVPDGKGALDAALKLIPKGASVGVPGTVTIREIGLIPALEERGSKVAVHWDPDLKPEDMPGRFMEQLTSDWFVTSTNALSVDEGVFVNIDGSGNRIGAMSWAPGKLLIIAGINKLAPDTASALRRVRDKATPPNVIRLDGDAPCGSVGHCINCSSPGRVCRIVMMMERPPMGRECHVIIAGEDLGY
- a CDS encoding DUF3343 domain-containing protein — encoded protein: MECLATFDTTHMALFFEKSCRSAGLDVRIIPVPRQLSASCGLACSYPCDKEEMVRAIVLKKGIEVTDYHRL
- a CDS encoding sodium:solute symporter family protein, with product MFAFYAAAFLTLGAFVAAGTLMGGGSSGSRDYNLGGRSSSSAGVAGILLGALVGGASTVGTVQMAYSSGMTAVWFTLGGGIGCLLLGLRFAVPVRNSGITTVADYLAGSYGGRDSFYGSAVSFTATISSSVGTFISICAQFLSCIAMLRGIFPLSAWSAALLAALSVLGFIAAGGMKSYSTLGKAKILLLYIVLLICVGGTFYRGNTFASVASALPLHPWFNPFGRGFFTELGYLASMVVGVFTTQIYIQSLAAAKDARTARNGAFASAVLMPPMGLLGTWIGLSVRARGIDMLPEKVLPWFIMDTFPPVIGGLIWGGILITVIGCAAGLILGISTNIAKNLIPRSFMERHRDCEITVQRGLAGAIVALAAISGVGGAGSMILEWSYLSMGLRGAGTFLPFVIAVLRPGALSPAWALASSAGGLAGTLGWVFTGSPGDPLFAGLFVSGVCVVCGMIRKPR
- a CDS encoding YhdT family protein, which produces MAYREDLKTAKKETAIVLGLYVLFFVWWYVTAYGFGNDPSEYRYVFGFPEWFFYSCIAGYAGISILLWIIVRLFFKDLPIDGEETSDD
- a CDS encoding OmpH family outer membrane protein yields the protein MFLTKKMAACLILALMFSFAAAGAAFAQDVIGCVSPQKIMFQHPKFQQVQKQIKDMADSKQKETKAAIDKESDDKKKSQIYQTKRQELAKEEAKLMEPIFKDINLAIRTVANAKKITVVVDKDAVFYGGIDITDAVIAELKRK